A window of the Clupea harengus chromosome 8, Ch_v2.0.2, whole genome shotgun sequence genome harbors these coding sequences:
- the rnft1 gene encoding E3 ubiquitin-protein ligase RNFT1, whose translation MKQRSQYDRGNSYENRRALKLRESPIVMQTNSSEENTPSGNGLSLTLQPERLPRTPNTDGSNTSEPDDVRVSMTGLSTGPSGRPASRRARAGSHSHSHSHGHSRPHSHHEPENESIDPDLESGEPSTSFSEFRYLFRWIQKSLPFIIILSAKLIIQHALGLAVGIGLFTTFLYVNKNIQTQVFLQDRRSKLQCVWLLLFLTSSTLLLYYTFLSDALYYCLIFMSPSIEPLGFWEVLWAVGVTNSVVKFIFMGLKCLILILPPSMAAYRTQGKWFMMTEEVGQVYQAVVPMPTWFRFLVTYQEMDGRTGLTLGILLALGYLILKLLELYGQWGSLQKTTSIFFSNEHSGAAATKSQCADAGDVCPICQAEYREPRVLLCQHIFCEECVALWLNQEKTCPLCRTVITDKVHKWKNGATSAYLQIY comes from the exons ATGAAACAGCGGAGTCAGTATGACAG AGGAAATTCTTACGAGAACCGAAGAGCGTTGAAACTGAGGGAATCTCCCATTGTAATGCAGACTAATTCATCAGAGGAAAACACTCCCTCAGGAAATGGCTTATCCCTAACACTGCAACCAGAGCGACTTCCGAGGACACCCAACACGGATGGTTCCAACACCTCGGAACCAGATGATGTCCGCGTCTCCATGACTGGTTTATCGACAGGACCCAGCGGGAGACCTGCATCCCGAAGAGCCCGTGCAGGTTCTCACAGTCACTCGCATTCCCATGGACACAGCCGCCCCCATTCTCACCACGAACCTGAAAACGAATCTATCGATCCCGACTTGGAGTCAGGAGAGCCGAGCACCTCCTTCTCTGAATTCCGTTACCTTTTTCGCTGGATTCAAAAAAGTCTTCCGTTCATAATCATCCTCAGTGCTAAGCTTATTATTCAGCACGCCTTGG GGCTTGCTGTTGGAATTGGCTTGTTTACAACTTTTTTATATGTAAACAAAAATATTCAGACCCAAGTGTTCCTCCAG GATCGACGTTCAAAGTTGCAGTGTGTTTGGCTTTTGCTGTTTCTGACATCTTCCACACTTTTGCTCTACTACACTTTCCTCAGCGATGCACTTTACTACTG tCTCATTTTTATGAGCCCTAGTATCGAGCCCCTGGGCTTCTGGGAAGTCTTATGGGCTGTTGGGGTGACCAACTCTGTTGTGAAGTTCATCTTCATGGGATTAAAGTGCCTTATTCTCATACTCCCCCCCTCCATGGCTGCATACAGGACTCAG GGGAAATGGTTTATGATGACAGAGGAGGTTGGGCAGGTTTACCAAGCAGTGGTGCCCATGCCAACCTGGTTTCGCTTCCTGGTGACGTACCAGGAGATGGATGGTCGCACCGGGCTGACCCTGGGCATCCTGCTTGCTTTGGGCTACCTAATACTGAAG CTTTTGGAACTTTATGGACAATGGGGTTCTCTCCAGAAGACAACCAGCATCTTTTTCAGCAACGAG CATAGCGGGGCCGCAGCCACCAAGAGTCAGTGTGCTGACGCAGGGGACGTCTGCCCCATATGTCAGGCAGAGTACAGGGAGCCCAGAGTCCTCCTGTGTCAG CATATCTTCTGCGAGGAGTGCGTGGCTTTGTGGTTGAACCAGGAGAAGACGTGCCCTCTCTGCAGAACCGTAATCACGGACAAAGTACACAAGTGGAAAAACGGTGCCACTTCTGCTTACTTACAAATATACTGA